One genomic region from Rosa rugosa chromosome 1, drRosRugo1.1, whole genome shotgun sequence encodes:
- the LOC133726209 gene encoding proline dehydrogenase 2, mitochondrial, protein MANRVIPAAQRLLKTLRPLNSASSTTISGVSPITFPEKAQPEAEEELLLPPLDGHHPKAAEALFNLDDENNRLFASVPTLKLLRAAANLHMVAMEPMVDVGMWMMRSRLMTTPGVKDVILGFIRSTFYEHFCAGEDTVATGESVRALNEAGLRGMLVYALEYASDNESCDRNLQGFLDTIESTKSLPRSSVSFIILKITAICPMKLLQRVSDLLRWQQKDPSFNLPWKHETLPIFSESSPLYHTMEKPEPLTPEEERDLELVHQRLQRLSEKCVEANVPLSVDAEYTSIQPSIDYLTYASAIKHNKGDNPIVYGTIQAYLKDAKERLLLASKAADKMGIPMGFKVVRGAYMSSESKIASALGYDSPIHNSIEETHACYNECASYMLERIGNGSGAVVLATHNVESGKLAVKKAHEIGISKVHQKLEFAQLYGMAEALSFGLKDAGFQVSKYMPFGPIELVMPYLLRRAEENRGLLSASTLDRNLTREELKRRLKAAIF, encoded by the exons ATGGCCAACCGTGTAATCCCAGCAGCACAGAGACTCCTGAAGACGCTCCGCCCTCTCAACTCGGCTTCCTCCACCACCATCTCCGGCGTTTCGCCGATCACCTTCCCTGAAAAGGCCCAACCCGAAGCGGAGGAGGAGCTGCTGCTGCCGCCCCTGGACGGCCACCACCCCAAGGCAGCGGAGGCCTTGTTCAACCTCGACGACGAGAACAACAGGCTGTTTGCGTCGGTTCCTACGTTGAAGCTGCTCCGCGCGGCGGCGAATCTCCACATGGTGGCGATGGAGCCGATGGTGGACGTCGGAATGTGGATGATGAGGTCGAGGCTGATGACGACGCCCGGGGTCAAAGACGTCATTTTGGGGTTCATAAGGTCCACGTTTTACGAGCACTTTTGCGCCGGTGAGGACACCGTGGCGACCGGTGAGTCGGTTCGCGCGCTCAACGAGGCGGGGCTTAGGGGCATGCTGGTCTACGCCTTAGAGTACGCCAGCGACAACGAGTCATGTGATCGGAACTTGCAGGGCTTCTTGGACACCATTGAATCCACCAAGTCCCTTCCTCGTTCTTCT GTGAGCTTTATTATACTGAAGATTACTGCAATATGCCCCATGAAGCTTCTCCAGCGGGTTAGTGACTTGCTGAGATGGCAACAGAAAGACCCTTCTTTCAATCTTCCATGGAAGCATGAGACTTTACCCATTTTCTCGGAATCCAGTCCTCTGTATCATACGATGGAAAAACCCGAACCTTTAACTCCGGAAGAAGAGCGTGATCTCGAGTTAGTCCATCAGAGGCTACAAAGACTATCCGAAAAGTGCGTAGAAGCTAATGTCCCATTATCGGTGGATGCAGAGTACACATCGATTCAGCCTTCCATTGATTACTTGACATACGCTTCTGCAATCAAGCACAATAAAGGTGACAACCCAATTGTTTACGGTACAATCCAAGCTTATTTGAAAGATGCAAAGGAAAGATTGTTGCTAGCATCAAAGGCTGCAGACAAGATGGGCATTCCGATGGGTTTCAAAGTGGTGAGGGGTGCTTATATGTCAAGTGAAAGTAAAATAGCTTCTGCCTTGGGCTATGACTCTCCCATTCACAACAGCATTGAGGAGACACACGCGTGCTACAACGAGTGTGCTTCGTACATGCTTGAGAGAATTGGAAATGGCTCCGGCGCTGTTGTTCTCGCAACCCATAATGTAGAATCTG GGAAACTGGCTGTGAAAAAAGCACATGAAATTGGGATCAGCAAGGTGCACCAGAAGCTCGAATTTGCTCAGCTGTATGGAATGGCAGAAGCACTTTCCTTTGGTCTGAAAGACGCAGGGTTTCAAGTCAGCAAGTATATGCCATTTGGACCTATAGAATTAGTGATGCCTTACCTTTTACGGAGGGCTGAAGAAAACCGAGGGCTTTTATCTGCTTCAACTCTAGACAGAAACCTTACCAG GGAGGAGTTGAAAAGGAGACTCAAAGCAGCAATTTTCTAA
- the LOC133726208 gene encoding probable inactive ATP-dependent zinc metalloprotease FTSHI 3, chloroplastic, whose translation MACFSVVCNTGFHPVHNNLGVHGGKPKSLGRFRDFCCDSFAFSSLRFDKGCNFHHGLVWNSEFWSLSDGKSGAHLQRYSNYGNKSKHGLRCYSKIGPLTSENSANKQINLGKKGGSNVRKRFSLRLRPRVRLLALRLRRVSIRSILIDVGIFLRNNRRKVTLFTSVSVALGMCYLFLRLTAIPSPKMVPYSELVTSIRNESVSKVLLEEGSRRIYYNTHSPIVGSTQSSNEELPSDQIENVAQVASYDGQQSGQALNRNKLKKLSVTRSSAPEWQFSTRKVDHDEKFLLSLMREKGITYGSAPQSVLMSMRTTLITIISLWIPLMPLMWLLYRQLSAASSPAKKRRPDNQLVGFDDVEGVDAAKLELMEIVLCLQGAINYNKLGAKLPRGVLLVGPPGTGKTLLARAVAGEAGVPFFTVSASEFVEMFVGRGAARIRDLFNVARKNSPSIIFIDEIDAVGTKRGRSFNDERDQTLNQLLTEMDGFESDSKVVVVAATNRPEVLDPALCRPGRFSRKVVVGEPDEDGRRKILAVHLRGVPLEEDANLISDLIASLTPGFVGADLANIVNEAALLAARRGGESVTREDVMEAIERAKFGINDKRLRPTRISNELGKLFPWMPSLTGKNNTRQDGAQGPLGYQTLS comes from the exons ATGGCTTGCTTTTCTGTTGTTTGCAATACTGGGTTTCACCCTGTTCATAATAATCTGGGAGTTCATGGTGGAAAGCCCAAGTCTTTAGGGAGATTCAGAGACTTTTGTTGTGATTCATTTGCTTTTAGTTCTCTAAGATTTGATAAAGGTTGCAACTTTCATCATGGGTTGGTGTGGAACAGTGAGTTTTGGTCACTTAGTGATGGAAAAAGTGGAGCTCATTTACAGAGATATAGTAATTATGGTAATAAATCAAAACATGGGTTGCGTTGTTACAGCAAAATTGGGCCACTGACAAGTGAGAACAGTGCAAATAAGCAGATCAATTTGGGGAAAAAGGGTGGCAGTAATGTGAGGAAGAGGTTTTCATTAAGATTGCGTCCGAGGGTGCGGTTATTAGCTTTAAGATTGAGAAGAGTTTCAATCCGGTCGATATTGATTGATGTTGGCATCTTCTTGAGAAATAATAGAAGAAAAGTTACTCTTTTTACTTCGGTTTCGGTAGCATTGGGAATGTGCTATCTGTTTTTAAGGTTAACAGCAATCCCGTCTCCAAAAATGGTTCCGTATTCAGAATTGGTTACAAGCATACGGAATGAGTCTGTTTCGAAAGTTCTTCTCGAGGAGGGATCTCGTAGGATATATTATAACACACACTCTCCCATTGTTGGGAGTACTCAGTCGTCTAATGAAGAATTACCGAGTGATCAGATTGAGAATGTGGCCCAGGTTGCGAGTTATGATGGTCAACAATCCGGTCAAGCATTGAACCGGAATAAATTGAAGAAATTATCAGTGACTCGATCTTCAGCCCCCGAATGGCAGTTTTCCACCAGAAAAGTAGATCATGATGAGAAATTTCTTCTTAGTTTGATGAGAGAAAAAGGGATTACATATGGCTCAGCTCCTCAATCAGTGTTGATGTCAATGAGGACTACTTTGATAACGATAATATCTCTGTGGATTCCTTTGATGCCATTGATGTGGCTTCTTTATCGTCAACTTTCTGCTGCTAGTAGCCCAGCTAAAAAGCGGCGACCTGATAATCAGTTGGTTGGGTTTGACGATGTTGAGGGAGTTGATGCTGCCAAATTAGAGCTTATGGAG ATAGTTCTATGCTTGCAAGGAGCCATTAACTACAACAAACTAGGAGCAAAGTTACCTAGAGGTGTATTGCTGGTGGGTCCTCCAGGAACAGGGAAAACACTACTTGCTCGTGCAGTGGCTGGAGAAGCAGGTGTACCATTTTTCACTGTTTCTGCCAGTGAATTTGTTGAGATGTTTGTCGGAAGAGGGGCAGCTCGCATCAGAGATCTATTTAATGTGGCAAGAAAAAATTCACCCTCAATCATATTCATTGATGAGATTGATGCAGTTGGAACAAAGCGTGGTAGAAGTTTCAACGATGAGCGCGACCAAACGCTGAATCAG TTGCTGACAGAAATGGATGGATTTGAGTCGGATTCGAAAGTGGTTGTTGTTGCAGCAACTAATCGGCCTGAAGTATTGGATCCAGCCCTTTGTAGGCCAGGCCGCTTCTCAAGAAAAGTAGTTGTAGGAGAACCAGATGAGGATGGAAGGAGAAAGATCTTGGCTGTACATTTGAGAGGAGTTCCGTTGGAGGAAGATGCTAATCTTATCAGTGATCTCATCGCTTCTCTGACACCAGGTTTTGTGGGGGCTGATCTTGCAAACATTGTCAATGAAGCTGCTTTACTTGCTGCTCGTAGGG GTGGTGAGAGCGTTACCAGAGAAGATGTAATGGAAGCAATTGAAAGAGCAAAGTTTGGAATCAATGATAAGCGACTTAGGCCTACAAGAATAAGCAACGAGCTCGGGAAACTCTTCCCATGGATGCCTTCTCTGACGGGAAAGAATAATACAAGACAAGACGGAGCGCAAGGGCCACTAGGATACCAAACTCTGAGCTGA
- the LOC133726210 gene encoding uncharacterized protein LOC133726210, which produces MEKKRTDDSELGPVPPLRLDRFGFLKQEPSPNGLPKGRSAFEFEREERRVRKWRKMIGVGGSDWKYYLRRKPHVVKRRIRKGIPDCLRGLVWQLISGSRDLLLMNPGVYEQLVIYETSASELDIIRDISRTFPSHVFFQQRHGPGQRSLYNVLKAYSVFDRDVGYVQGMGFLAGLLLLYMSEEDAFWLLVALLKGAVHAPMEGLYQVGLPLVQQYLFQFDQLVREQLPKLGEHFTQETINPSMYASQWFITVFSYSFPFHLALRIWDVFLYEGVKIVFKVGLALLKYCHDDLVKLPFEKLIHALRNFPEDAMDPDTLLPMAYSIKVSKCLEELKQQYDKKNGKNLQPTEDEKPA; this is translated from the exons ATGGAAAAGAAACGAACAGATGACAGTGAGTTGGGTCCAGTTCCTCCACTGAGATTGGACAGATTTGGGTTTTTGAAGCAGGAACCATCTCCTAACGGCTTACCCAAGGGCAGGTCAGCCTTTGAATTCGAGAG GGAGGAAAGGAGGGTTAGGAAATGGAGGAAGATGATTGGAGTTGGAGGCAGTGATTGGAAATATTATCTTAGGAGAAAACCTCATGTTGTCAAAAGGAGAATAAGAAAAGGAATTCCTGATTGTTTAAGAGGTCTGGTATGGCAGTTGATCTCTGGAAGTCGGGATCTTTTGTTGATGAACCCTGGTGTTTATGAG CAATTGGTAATTTATGAGACATCAGCTTCAGAGCTGGATATAATTCGAGATATATCGCGTACCTTCCCTTCACATGTTTTCTTCCAGCAGAGACATGGTCCTGGTCAGAGGTCTCTCTACAATGTTTTGAAGGCATACTCTGTCTTTGACAGAGATGTTGGATATGTTCAG GGAATGGGGTTTCTAGCTGGTCTATTGCTTCTTTATATGAGCGAGGAGGATGCATTTTGGTTATTGGTCGCATTACTCAAAGGAGCAGTCCATGCACCAATGGAAGGATTATATCAG GTAGGTCTACCACTGGTACAACAATACCTTTTCCAGTTTGACCAGTTGGTAAGGGAGCAGTTGCCAAAGCTCGGAGAGCATTTTACCCAAGAAACGATAAATCCCAGCATGTATGCAAGCCAGTGGTTCATTACAGTTTTTTCATattcttttcctttccatttggCTCTTCGAATTTGGGATGTCTTTCTCTATGAG ggtGTTAAAATCGTTTTTAAAGTTGGTTTGGCCCTATTAAAATATTGCCACGACGACTTG GTAAAATTACCCTTCGAGAAACTTATTCATGCTTTGCGTAACTTCCCCGAGGATGCAATGGACCCTGACACGTTACTTCCAATGGCTTACTCTATCAAG